The nucleotide window TTCATTCGGTAAACTCAGGTTAACTAACCATGATagtgttaaaaaacaaaaataaaaacagcTGAGTTTGATTGAGTCGAAGCAATTGGTCTGTGCCAAAAGTTGACCTGCTCCCTCCTGTCTTAGTGCCAAAGGTGCTCTTCCTGTGCCCTCTGTGacccttttaatttttttttttacctcatCAGTCTTTTGGATAAACATGGAAGAGGATGCTGACTCAGAATTCTAATATTTAACTGGAATAGGTCCTCCGGATGATGTCTCCTCCATAGGAAATGGAATAGGGTCGTCAGGCCCCGGGATCTTTCATTGTCCTTTCCTTGTCTCCCAACCGTGTTCGGCTTTTGGCTGCTCGGATCATGCTTTTATATCCCTTCCCTGTGTTTTCTGTAGCTTTCATCGCCCAGTCTTCTGTACTTGTATAAGTGGAGTGGTTGTGCCATACTAGTTGCAAGTGGAAAGAGTGGAGCATCCCATTTGGTATATGACAGACGGGAGTGTTTTCGAGAGCATGTCAATAATGCCTCCACTCCTTTCTTGAAAGTATATGCTGGCCGTCTCCTGATAAGAGTATATGTTTTAGTGGTTATGAGCTCCAAAGGCACTGCATTCTATAACAAGCATTTATCTGCTCTACTTGTTTGTAGCAGTGATGGAGGTGGAAGGGACGGTGGAGTCGGATTCAGATAAGAAGCCAGCGAAGAAGTGCAGCTCCGACGCCGCGGCGACGGCCTCGAACAACGGCTGCTTCGACTGCAACATATGCCTGGACTTCGCCGCGGACCCGGTGGTCACCCTCTGCGGCCACCTCTACTGCTGGCCGTGCATATACAAGTGGCTGCAGCAGGGCAACGGCGGGGGCGGCGAGTCCTCGCAGCAGTGCCCGGTGTGCAAGGCTGCGTTGTTCCAGCGGAGCCTGGTGCCGCTCTACGGCCGCGGCCATAGCACCAAATCGGCCCAGCAAAGCCTCGACGTACCGCGCCGACCCTCGTTCCCGCGGGAGGCGATCGAGCAGCGATTGCTGCAGCTGAACGAAGAGCAGGATCCGGTGATGCAGCAGCGGCGTCGCCACGTAGTCGAATCTAGCGGCGATCACGCGCCGCCGTTCTCGCCGCTGGCGGCGGCAAGGGTGACAAATTCGGCTGCCGGTGAGGTGTTGGGGGGGATGGCAGTGGCGGTGCTGCCGTGGATGTTTCGGGACCAGGAGTGGGCAAGCGTCTACCACCCGAGCCCGTACCACGTCGTCGGCAACGGGGTGAGGAGGCAGGAGGTGGAGCTTGCGCGGTCACTGCATCAGATATGGGTCTTCCTCTTCTGCTGCGCCATTCTGTGTCTCCTCTTGTTCTGAG belongs to Musa acuminata AAA Group cultivar baxijiao chromosome BXJ3-5, Cavendish_Baxijiao_AAA, whole genome shotgun sequence and includes:
- the LOC135586498 gene encoding E3 ubiquitin-protein ligase RMA1H1-like; amino-acid sequence: MEVEGTVESDSDKKPAKKCSSDAAATASNNGCFDCNICLDFAADPVVTLCGHLYCWPCIYKWLQQGNGGGGESSQQCPVCKAALFQRSLVPLYGRGHSTKSAQQSLDVPRRPSFPREAIEQRLLQLNEEQDPVMQQRRRHVVESSGDHAPPFSPLAAARVTNSAAGEVLGGMAVAVLPWMFRDQEWASVYHPSPYHVVGNGVRRQEVELARSLHQIWVFLFCCAILCLLLF